CTCCTGATGGAGAAGCCATTTGAAACCTACCCCAAGATTACTTAAGGGCCTCAAACATCCTCTGATAGAGTTGAACCGTTCTCAAGAGACTATTAGCTAGAGCTCTGGCTCTGGATGGGGGAAGGCTGACGAGGTCGATTACCACCGAATCCTCCTCTAGACTTACCTTCACATCGGAGAAGTCTGGGAGTAGGGCTTTGTAGAAGCGAGAAGCTTCATTGTTACTCTCAAACGTTACTCTCACTCTCAGATCCACTTCCACCTTCAAACTCCTTGAACCCCCCTATCCTCATCCTAGGGCCCACCTCCCAAGGT
This genomic window from Thermoproteota archaeon contains:
- a CDS encoding KEOPS complex subunit Pcc1; this translates as MEVDLRVRVTFESNNEASRFYKALLPDFSDVKVSLEEDSVVIDLVSLPPSRARALANSLLRTVQLYQRMFEALK